Proteins from a single region of Rhodospirillales bacterium:
- a CDS encoding MucR family transcriptional regulator, whose protein sequence is MTITINREEYLAFTTEIVSAYLSNNTIQAGEIPSVIEQVYKTLVNVNADSHVSTDRPQPAVPIKKSVMPDYIICLEDGKQLKMLKRHLKTAYGMSPEEYRERWGLPMDYPMVAPNYAAQRSKLAKDIGLGTKGR, encoded by the coding sequence ATGACAATAACAATAAACCGGGAAGAATATCTTGCTTTTACAACGGAAATTGTTTCGGCTTACTTGTCTAATAATACAATTCAGGCCGGGGAAATTCCGTCGGTGATTGAGCAGGTTTATAAAACGCTGGTCAATGTGAATGCGGATAGCCATGTTAGCACGGATCGTCCTCAGCCGGCAGTTCCGATTAAAAAGTCTGTGATGCCGGATTATATTATTTGTCTTGAGGATGGTAAGCAGCTCAAAATGCTTAAGCGGCATTTGAAAACGGCTTATGGGATGAGTCCGGAGGAATATCGTGAGCGCTGGGGGCTGCCGATGGATTACCCCATGGTGGCGCCGAATTATGCGGCGCAACGCTCGAAGCTGGCTAAAGATATTGGGTTGGGTACTAAAGGTCGTTAA
- a CDS encoding YbjN domain-containing protein, whose translation MTTQLETYEDDIHPLDSVEDVLSANNWTFERMAEDELAVDIMGRSGSYKLLFIWQGEMHALQFCAQFDLQIAGNNIKIAREVLLELNESLWMGHFDLPAKNTRPAFRHTCLLRGSSPALITELIDDMVDIALAQCERHYPLFTLLASANDINDAALSLAMMETAGES comes from the coding sequence ATGACCACGCAGCTTGAAACCTACGAAGACGACATCCACCCGCTCGACAGTGTTGAAGATGTGCTCAGTGCCAACAACTGGACATTCGAACGCATGGCCGAGGATGAACTGGCTGTCGATATCATGGGTCGCAGCGGAAGCTATAAGTTGCTCTTTATCTGGCAAGGGGAAATGCACGCTCTGCAATTTTGCGCCCAATTCGATTTACAAATCGCGGGTAACAACATCAAAATTGCGCGCGAAGTGCTGCTGGAACTAAACGAATCCCTTTGGATGGGCCATTTCGACCTGCCTGCAAAAAACACACGCCCGGCATTCCGCCACACTTGCTTGCTGCGCGGCTCATCTCCCGCACTTATAACCGAATTAATCGATGACATGGTCGATATCGCTCTGGCCCAATGCGAACGCCACTACCCGCTCTTCACCCTGCTCGCCAGCGCCAATGACATCAACGATGCAGCGCTGTCACTGGCGATGATGGAAACAGCCGGGGAATCATAA
- a CDS encoding accessory factor UbiK family protein codes for MIKSKDKMLDDIAHVADGTLSIFSGLGENIREDVKTRIDEIAHRLDLVPREDFDRLEALVQTQEKRIQTLEKSLKTKK; via the coding sequence ATGATAAAAAGCAAAGATAAAATGCTGGATGACATCGCCCATGTTGCAGACGGAACATTAAGTATTTTCAGTGGTTTAGGTGAAAATATTCGTGAAGACGTAAAAACACGCATTGATGAAATTGCCCACCGCCTTGACCTTGTGCCACGCGAAGATTTTGACCGCCTCGAAGCACTCGTACAGACTCAGGAAAAACGCATTCAGACTTTAGAAAAATCTCTAAAGACAAAGAAATAA
- the pgeF gene encoding peptidoglycan editing factor PgeF: MTNLLLQQDSDPLYFKHSDFVGLQNNTVFHGFFSRRGGVSRDIFAALNCGPGSGEALSIVQKNRQIVSEIVGCEAKNLLSLHQIHSNQCLVVREGWDIEARPKADAMVTDVSGLALGVLTADCAPVLFYGKKSDGAPVVGAAHAGWGGALKGVLDNTLAMMLELGAVPESIRACIGPCIGQKSYEVRDDFADTFLEEDGRNEVFFTAGRCAGHLQFDLPGYCAAKLGRAGVKNVLIKDLDTYFNEEDFFSYRRATHRHEKDYGRQISVIMIQE; this comes from the coding sequence ATGACAAACCTCTTGCTCCAGCAGGATTCTGATCCGCTTTATTTTAAGCATAGTGATTTTGTGGGGCTGCAAAATAATACGGTTTTCCATGGTTTTTTTAGCCGTCGCGGTGGTGTAAGCCGGGACATTTTTGCCGCGCTAAATTGTGGACCCGGGTCGGGGGAGGCTTTAAGTATTGTTCAGAAAAACCGCCAGATTGTGAGCGAAATTGTCGGGTGTGAGGCTAAAAACTTGTTGAGTTTACATCAGATCCATAGCAACCAATGTCTGGTGGTACGCGAGGGTTGGGATATTGAAGCGCGTCCGAAGGCTGATGCGATGGTTACGGATGTGTCAGGCCTGGCGTTGGGAGTTTTAACGGCGGATTGTGCGCCAGTGTTATTTTATGGAAAAAAAAGTGATGGTGCGCCGGTTGTGGGGGCTGCACATGCTGGCTGGGGTGGTGCGTTGAAAGGGGTTTTGGATAATACGTTAGCTATGATGCTGGAGCTTGGCGCTGTACCGGAAAGTATTCGCGCCTGTATAGGGCCGTGCATTGGGCAGAAATCCTATGAGGTGAGGGATGATTTTGCAGATACGTTTTTAGAGGAAGATGGTAGGAATGAGGTGTTTTTCACGGCAGGTCGGTGCGCAGGGCATTTGCAGTTTGATTTGCCGGGCTATTGCGCGGCGAAGCTGGGCCGGGCGGGCGTTAAAAACGTGCTGATCAAGGATCTGGATACGTATTTTAATGAAGAGGATTTTTTCAGTTATCGCAGGGCGACGCATCGGCATGAAAAAGATTATGGTCGGCAGATTTCGGTTATTATGATTCAAGAGTGA
- a CDS encoding pyrroline-5-carboxylate reductase encodes MSAQPNIVLIGCGKMGGALLQGWLDQNIDANFSVIEPHDISITEITHHKTVEAAAKDLKSAALIVLAVKPQTMATLCTELKNHINEDTTILSIAAGQSLTRFSQYFAPTQPVIRAMPNTPAAIGKGMSIAVANKHTSQSAKALAETLLKTAGKFEWTDDESLLDAVTALSGSGPAYVFYLIEMLEKAGNKAGLPIEMATTLARQTVIGAAALAEAQSEIPAKTLRKNVTSPGGTTAAALEILMDGRTQNLFNEALQAATARSRELNS; translated from the coding sequence ATGAGCGCTCAGCCCAACATTGTTCTGATCGGCTGCGGTAAAATGGGCGGCGCCTTATTACAAGGCTGGCTTGACCAAAATATCGACGCAAACTTCTCCGTCATTGAACCGCACGACATCTCAATCACCGAAATAACGCACCACAAAACCGTTGAAGCCGCCGCCAAAGACTTAAAATCCGCCGCCCTCATCGTGCTAGCTGTCAAACCACAAACTATGGCCACACTCTGCACAGAGCTGAAAAACCATATCAACGAAGACACCACCATCCTGTCTATCGCTGCCGGACAATCTCTAACCAGATTTTCTCAATATTTCGCCCCCACCCAGCCGGTAATCCGCGCCATGCCCAACACCCCTGCCGCCATCGGCAAGGGCATGAGCATCGCTGTAGCCAATAAACACACCAGCCAAAGTGCCAAAGCACTGGCCGAAACCCTGCTCAAAACCGCCGGAAAATTTGAGTGGACAGACGATGAATCCCTGCTCGACGCTGTCACCGCCCTCTCAGGCAGCGGCCCAGCCTACGTCTTTTATTTAATCGAAATGCTGGAAAAAGCTGGAAACAAAGCCGGCCTCCCTATAGAAATGGCCACCACCCTCGCCCGCCAGACCGTCATCGGCGCCGCCGCGCTGGCCGAAGCACAAAGCGAAATACCCGCCAAAACCTTACGTAAAAACGTCACCAGCCCCGGCGGCACCACCGCCGCCGCGCTTGAAATCCTCATGGATGGCCGCACCCAGAACCTCTTCAACGAAGCTCTGCAAGCCGCTACAGCCCGCAGCCGCGAATTAAATTCTTAA
- a CDS encoding prolipoprotein diacylglyceryl transferase, with protein sequence MWEFPNIDPVAISLGPIDIRWYALAYLAGFLLGWWYCKRLADLDENRRPDKLDIDDFLPWAIAGVILGGRFGYVVFYNLEYYTAHPAEILMLWEGGMSFHGGALGVIVALLIYPSIHKFSHLRLADLVCACVPLGLFFGRVANFINGELFGRVTNSPLGMVFPRGGPYPRHPSQLYEAVLEGLVLFLILFVLIRSDWVRARPGIVSGMFLAGYGCARAFVELFREPDSHIGFVFGGAVTMGQVLSTPMIVVGLGLVIYAVARKRSDAQSA encoded by the coding sequence ATGTGGGAATTTCCAAATATAGATCCTGTGGCGATCAGTTTAGGGCCGATTGATATTCGTTGGTATGCGCTGGCATATTTGGCCGGATTTTTGCTTGGCTGGTGGTATTGCAAACGGCTGGCTGATCTGGATGAGAACCGGCGTCCGGACAAGTTGGATATTGATGACTTTTTGCCCTGGGCGATTGCCGGGGTGATTTTGGGTGGGCGCTTCGGATATGTGGTGTTTTATAATCTTGAGTATTACACGGCGCATCCGGCAGAAATTTTGATGTTATGGGAGGGGGGGATGTCCTTTCATGGCGGGGCGCTAGGGGTAATCGTTGCGCTCTTGATTTATCCGTCCATTCATAAATTTTCGCATCTGCGGCTGGCTGACCTTGTGTGTGCGTGTGTGCCTTTGGGGTTGTTTTTCGGGCGGGTCGCCAATTTTATCAATGGTGAATTGTTTGGGCGGGTGACGAATTCGCCGTTAGGGATGGTGTTTCCGCGCGGTGGGCCATATCCGCGGCATCCAAGCCAGCTTTATGAGGCGGTGCTGGAAGGGTTGGTGTTGTTTTTGATCCTGTTTGTGTTGATCCGGAGTGACTGGGTGCGGGCGCGGCCCGGGATTGTATCGGGTATGTTTTTGGCCGGCTATGGCTGCGCGCGGGCGTTTGTTGAGCTGTTCCGCGAGCCGGATTCTCATATTGGATTTGTATTTGGCGGGGCGGTGACGATGGGACAAGTGTTGAGTACGCCAATGATTGTGGTAGGGCTGGGGCTGGTTATTTATGCGGTAGCGCGGAAACGATCCGATGCCCAGTCCGCTTGA
- a CDS encoding SAM-dependent methyltransferase, producing MPSPLEEIVRQKIRADGPMLIGAFMALALGHPEHGYYMKGDPFGRAGDFVTAPEVSQLFGEMIGVWAADLWMQMGAPERLAMVECGPGRGTLMADILRASRNVAGFHDALRIHLVEMSPVLRGKQREALAEYEVVWHEDFKGVPGDVPMIVIGNEFLDALPFEQYVGDVQRKVGLDEDAQLVFVPMEGDVYEFAPYRNDFVKCVCSRLKAQGGAALFIDYGHVHSGPGDTFQAIKGHEYVDVLSHIGDADLTSHVNFEALQRGVDIGVAGPVEQGDFLRALGIGLRARMLAEKADVQQVDMIEKGLHRLIDSDQMGSLFKVIGFYYHDKPLAPAGF from the coding sequence ATGCCCAGTCCGCTTGAAGAGATCGTAAGACAGAAAATTCGTGCGGATGGGCCGATGTTGATCGGCGCGTTTATGGCCCTTGCGCTGGGGCATCCTGAGCATGGTTATTATATGAAGGGCGACCCGTTTGGGCGGGCTGGAGATTTTGTAACTGCGCCTGAGGTTTCGCAGCTTTTTGGTGAAATGATCGGCGTATGGGCGGCGGATTTGTGGATGCAGATGGGCGCGCCTGAGCGGCTGGCCATGGTGGAATGCGGGCCGGGGCGTGGGACGTTGATGGCTGATATATTGCGTGCTAGTCGAAATGTAGCAGGGTTTCATGATGCTTTGCGGATTCATCTGGTTGAGATGAGTCCGGTGTTGCGCGGGAAACAGCGAGAGGCGTTGGCCGAATATGAGGTGGTTTGGCATGAAGATTTTAAAGGTGTGCCGGGTGATGTGCCGATGATTGTGATTGGCAATGAGTTTTTGGATGCTTTGCCGTTTGAGCAATATGTGGGTGATGTGCAACGCAAGGTCGGGCTGGATGAAGACGCTCAGTTGGTTTTTGTGCCAATGGAGGGTGATGTATATGAATTCGCTCCGTATCGAAATGATTTTGTGAAGTGCGTCTGTAGTCGCTTAAAGGCGCAGGGCGGGGCAGCACTGTTTATTGATTACGGGCATGTGCACTCAGGGCCGGGCGATACATTTCAGGCGATTAAGGGCCATGAATATGTTGATGTGCTGAGTCATATTGGTGATGCGGATTTGACCAGCCACGTGAATTTTGAGGCTTTACAGAGAGGTGTTGATATTGGTGTTGCCGGGCCGGTGGAGCAGGGGGATTTTCTGCGGGCGCTCGGTATTGGTTTACGGGCGCGGATGTTGGCAGAAAAAGCCGATGTGCAGCAGGTCGATATGATCGAAAAAGGTTTGCATCGGTTGATTGATTCAGATCAAATGGGATCGTTGTTTAAAGTGATTGGATTTTATTATCATGACAAACCTCTTGCTCCAGCAGGATTCTGA
- the tsaB gene encoding tRNA (adenosine(37)-N6)-threonylcarbamoyltransferase complex dimerization subunit type 1 TsaB, translating into MSDFQNILALDTALGGCVAAVVAGEREAVRCEAMVRGQAERLIPFAQEVMEEAGLDYGDLDAVLCTIGPGAFTGLRIGMSAARAFGLSLDIPVIGVTTLQALAMNYVAEHGLDCSVVLETKRSDFYIQDFNAQGLAVSAPRAELAEVLLKALPRNSVLIGDGVVRFINEIHGLWNDVDYGYGLADMAMVAQVLQDQGLVDGVFERDARPVYLRDADVSMPKKASRILEGAG; encoded by the coding sequence ATGAGTGACTTTCAAAATATACTGGCGCTGGATACGGCGCTGGGGGGATGTGTGGCTGCGGTGGTTGCCGGTGAACGCGAGGCTGTGCGCTGTGAGGCGATGGTGCGCGGGCAGGCTGAGCGTCTGATCCCATTTGCGCAGGAAGTTATGGAAGAGGCAGGGCTGGATTATGGGGATCTTGATGCTGTGTTGTGCACGATCGGGCCGGGAGCGTTTACGGGCTTGCGGATTGGGATGTCGGCGGCGCGGGCTTTTGGGCTGAGTTTGGATATTCCTGTTATCGGGGTTACAACTTTGCAAGCGTTGGCTATGAATTATGTTGCTGAGCATGGTTTGGATTGCAGTGTAGTTTTAGAAACGAAGCGTAGCGATTTTTATATTCAGGATTTTAATGCGCAAGGGTTGGCTGTATCTGCGCCGCGGGCGGAATTGGCTGAGGTTTTGTTGAAGGCTTTGCCAAGAAATAGTGTGTTGATTGGTGATGGCGTCGTACGATTTATTAATGAAATTCATGGGTTATGGAATGATGTTGATTATGGATATGGATTGGCGGATATGGCGATGGTGGCGCAGGTTTTACAGGACCAAGGGCTTGTAGACGGCGTTTTTGAGCGTGATGCACGGCCAGTGTATTTACGGGATGCGGACGTATCGATGCCCAAAAAAGCGTCTCGTATTTTAGAAGGTGCGGGGTGA
- a CDS encoding universal stress protein, whose product MTKAETKKDDVRSLLPDTDGGVFLVVVDDSSEFDAALRRVATLVKQKRGHAAVLYVIEDEGFLHWNFIEKQIQRDKRAEAEEALWKAAQRFYELSGCIPGIYIKEGKTYREIAQILNTDPTIRALVLGASSSSSNPLISYFTGKGLSELRVPLMIVPETLNS is encoded by the coding sequence ATGACGAAAGCTGAGACAAAGAAAGACGATGTTCGCTCATTGCTGCCGGATACAGATGGTGGGGTGTTTTTGGTTGTCGTTGATGATAGCTCGGAGTTTGATGCGGCGCTTCGGCGTGTGGCGACTCTTGTTAAGCAGAAACGCGGTCATGCGGCTGTTTTGTATGTGATAGAAGATGAAGGTTTTTTGCACTGGAACTTCATTGAAAAGCAAATTCAGCGTGATAAGCGGGCAGAGGCTGAGGAAGCCTTATGGAAGGCTGCGCAGCGTTTTTACGAGCTTTCGGGGTGTATTCCCGGAATTTACATCAAGGAAGGTAAAACATATCGTGAAATTGCGCAGATCCTTAATACTGATCCGACGATCCGCGCACTGGTTTTAGGCGCTTCGTCTTCGTCTTCCAATCCTTTGATTTCTTATTTTACTGGTAAGGGGTTAAGTGAATTGCGAGTGCCGCTTATGATTGTGCCTGAAACGCTTAACTCCTGA
- a CDS encoding malonic semialdehyde reductase: protein MSAMDEKMKDLLFREARTHNVWLEKDVPDALLREIYDLMKFGATAANSCPARIVFVKTPEAKARLKPHLDEGNVEKTMAAPVTAIIAHDLEFYEKLSQLFPHADARSWFAGNEALIAESAFRNGSLQGAYFMIAARGLGLDCGPMSGFDAAGVKDEFFADSAVQPNFLCNLGYGDASALHPRAPRLTFDEACSIL, encoded by the coding sequence ATGAGCGCTATGGATGAAAAAATGAAGGATTTATTGTTTCGAGAGGCGCGCACACATAATGTGTGGCTGGAAAAAGACGTGCCTGATGCGTTATTGCGCGAGATTTATGATTTGATGAAATTTGGGGCGACGGCGGCGAATTCTTGTCCGGCGCGGATTGTGTTTGTGAAAACACCGGAGGCCAAGGCTCGTTTAAAGCCACATTTGGATGAGGGTAATGTTGAGAAGACGATGGCGGCGCCGGTGACGGCGATTATAGCTCATGATCTGGAATTTTATGAGAAGCTGTCGCAGCTTTTCCCACATGCAGATGCACGGAGCTGGTTTGCCGGTAATGAGGCGTTGATTGCCGAAAGTGCGTTTCGCAATGGTAGTTTGCAGGGGGCGTATTTTATGATAGCCGCGCGTGGATTGGGGCTGGATTGCGGGCCGATGTCGGGCTTTGATGCGGCGGGCGTGAAGGACGAATTCTTTGCGGATAGCGCTGTGCAGCCGAATTTCCTGTGTAATCTGGGGTATGGGGATGCATCTGCGCTGCATCCACGGGCTCCGCGATTAACATTTGATGAGGCGTGCTCAATACTTTAA
- a CDS encoding polysaccharide deacetylase family protein, translating to MNRLLLQCALTLLLIAVLLSPVYSAASESTQNHAVILTYHRIGEDNLPDENLTIEQFTTHIHEIKTGGYNVLPLTTILEDFETGTLLPPHTIAITFDGAHKSALENAVPLLLKAKLPFTIFYAALNLDQEDPASANWNDLKKLAKNKNITLASLPTSYNHIAYKTRTEMLTALNEARRRHREEFGHETPYLAYPFGEYSLALKDLAKTQGFKAAFGLHSGAIDATSDRFALPRFSMTEHYGDLERFRLVTRAIPLTVTDIEPPDPDLKTAPFFTGFTLPDALASKSKNLSCFISGEGRAKTEILGNRIEIREDTGLLDNDRIRLNCTLPGPLSENDEPQWYWLGLLYFRSSQPDELQRPQEQNASTYSQYPSSKSP from the coding sequence ATGAATAGATTACTTCTTCAATGCGCTTTAACACTTTTGCTCATAGCCGTACTGTTAAGCCCGGTTTACAGCGCCGCATCCGAAAGCACGCAAAACCACGCTGTAATCCTTACCTATCACCGCATTGGCGAAGATAATCTCCCTGATGAAAATCTAACAATCGAACAATTCACTACCCATATCCATGAAATTAAAACCGGCGGCTACAATGTCCTGCCGCTTACGACAATCCTTGAGGACTTTGAAACAGGTACGCTACTGCCACCGCACACCATCGCCATCACCTTCGACGGCGCCCACAAATCCGCACTGGAAAACGCTGTGCCCTTGCTTTTGAAAGCAAAATTACCATTCACCATTTTTTATGCCGCGCTAAACCTTGATCAAGAAGACCCCGCCAGCGCCAACTGGAACGATTTAAAAAAACTCGCCAAAAACAAAAATATCACGCTGGCCTCGCTCCCCACGTCCTACAACCATATTGCCTACAAAACCCGCACAGAAATGCTGACCGCCCTGAACGAAGCACGCAGGCGCCACCGCGAAGAATTCGGCCACGAAACGCCATACCTCGCCTACCCATTCGGAGAATACAGCCTGGCGCTTAAGGACCTCGCAAAAACGCAAGGGTTCAAAGCCGCCTTCGGCCTGCACTCTGGCGCAATTGACGCCACCAGTGACCGCTTCGCCCTGCCGCGTTTTAGTATGACCGAACATTACGGAGACCTCGAGCGTTTCCGTCTCGTCACCCGTGCCATACCCCTGACCGTGACCGACATCGAGCCACCAGACCCGGACTTAAAAACCGCTCCCTTTTTCACAGGCTTCACCCTTCCCGATGCATTAGCCAGCAAGAGCAAAAACCTCTCCTGCTTCATCTCAGGCGAAGGCCGTGCCAAAACTGAGATATTAGGAAACCGCATCGAAATTCGTGAAGATACCGGCCTGCTAGACAACGACCGCATCCGCCTAAACTGCACACTTCCCGGTCCCCTATCTGAAAATGACGAACCGCAATGGTATTGGCTCGGTCTGCTCTATTTTAGAAGTTCTCAGCCGGACGAACTTCAACGACCTCAGGAACAAAATGCTTCAACATATTCTCAATACCCATCTTCAAAGTCGCCGTAG
- a CDS encoding sulfite exporter TauE/SafE family protein gives MQIYLPIAEMAVSAETVFMLSAFVGLLSGIFGVGGGFLTTPFLIFFGIPPAVSVATQASQLVASSMAGAMGHFRRGNVDIKMGLVMVSGGAVGSVVGIFIFKLLRYLGQIDFAISFLYIILLGGIGILMIMESFVSVLKKKEGVRKAFNDSKVSPWVLSLPYKMRFPRSKLFVSALVPAGIGFVGGVLASVLGIGGGFLIVPAMIYILGMPPLLVAGTSLFQVIFTTAAATIMHALMNHTVDIVLGLILILGGVVGAQFGVVLARFFKGQTARVTLAIIILSVCLKLVVDLFVMPVDLFSAEYVR, from the coding sequence ATGCAGATTTATTTGCCGATTGCTGAAATGGCGGTTTCTGCGGAAACCGTTTTTATGTTGAGCGCGTTTGTCGGGCTCTTGTCTGGTATTTTTGGCGTTGGCGGCGGTTTTTTAACAACGCCCTTCTTAATATTTTTTGGTATTCCTCCGGCGGTGTCGGTGGCAACGCAGGCCAGCCAGCTTGTGGCTTCGAGTATGGCCGGAGCGATGGGGCATTTTCGGCGGGGTAATGTTGACATCAAGATGGGGTTGGTGATGGTTTCCGGCGGGGCTGTGGGGTCGGTTGTGGGGATTTTTATCTTTAAGTTGTTGCGTTATCTGGGGCAGATCGATTTTGCAATTTCATTTTTATATATCATTTTGCTTGGCGGTATCGGGATACTTATGATTATGGAAAGTTTTGTGTCCGTGCTTAAGAAAAAGGAGGGCGTGCGCAAGGCTTTTAATGATAGCAAGGTTTCTCCCTGGGTTTTGTCGTTGCCTTATAAGATGCGTTTCCCCCGGTCAAAGCTGTTTGTGAGTGCGTTGGTGCCCGCCGGGATTGGTTTTGTTGGCGGGGTTCTGGCTTCTGTTTTGGGGATTGGCGGCGGTTTTTTAATCGTTCCGGCTATGATTTATATTTTGGGTATGCCGCCTTTGCTGGTGGCTGGCACGTCTTTGTTTCAGGTGATTTTCACAACGGCTGCGGCAACGATTATGCATGCATTGATGAACCATACTGTTGATATTGTTTTAGGGCTTATTCTTATTTTAGGCGGCGTTGTTGGTGCGCAGTTCGGGGTTGTTCTTGCCCGGTTCTTTAAGGGGCAAACAGCGCGTGTTACTTTGGCGATCATTATTTTGTCGGTGTGTTTGAAGCTTGTTGTCGATTTGTTCGTTATGCCGGTTGATCTGTTCTCAGCGGAGTATGTTCGATGA
- a CDS encoding TIGR02186 family protein, which translates to MTCCRRFLNSFSAIAFFFVLGVYVVSAFSEIAAAEPLQFDIADDYVEITTGFTGTTLSMIGYRKGRGDIVLTLEGPPRSTVVRQKSQVFGAWVNRETLQFDNIPSYYDFALSVDDEKKLMSDELLKEYHVGLNALRVVPKEKRIDEDKIKLFQSALLRYKQQHQLYSQKAGAVEFLGDDFFRVDFHLPAHVPAGNYTVRALLVGKGKVVYEDAQSLRVGLTGFSSDIYEFSRNHAFLYGALCVLIACFAGWLSNFIVRRS; encoded by the coding sequence ATGACCTGCTGTCGACGTTTTTTGAATTCTTTTAGCGCGATAGCGTTCTTTTTTGTACTTGGGGTTTATGTTGTTAGCGCTTTTTCGGAGATTGCGGCGGCGGAGCCTCTGCAATTTGATATTGCTGATGATTATGTCGAAATTACAACGGGTTTTACCGGTACAACTTTGTCGATGATCGGATATCGAAAAGGGCGTGGGGATATTGTTTTAACGCTTGAGGGGCCGCCGCGTTCGACTGTGGTGCGTCAGAAAAGCCAGGTTTTCGGGGCCTGGGTGAATAGGGAAACTTTGCAGTTTGATAATATTCCTTCTTATTATGATTTCGCCTTAAGCGTTGATGATGAAAAGAAATTGATGAGCGATGAGTTGCTTAAGGAATATCATGTTGGTTTAAATGCGTTACGGGTTGTGCCTAAAGAGAAACGTATAGATGAGGATAAAATTAAGCTCTTTCAGAGCGCTTTGTTGCGTTATAAACAGCAGCATCAGCTTTATTCGCAGAAGGCCGGGGCAGTCGAGTTTTTGGGGGATGATTTTTTTCGGGTGGATTTTCATTTGCCAGCGCATGTCCCGGCGGGAAACTATACGGTGCGGGCTTTGCTTGTTGGTAAGGGCAAGGTCGTGTATGAGGATGCGCAAAGTTTACGGGTGGGGTTGACCGGTTTTAGCTCTGATATTTATGAGTTTTCACGAAATCATGCGTTTTTGTATGGGGCTCTGTGCGTTTTGATTGCATGTTTTGCCGGATGGTTGTCGAATTTTATTGTGCGGCGCAGCTAG
- a CDS encoding NifU family protein, with product MFIQTEATPNPATVKFLPGQSVLDRGTAEFKTTGEASEAPLVQRLFGLQGVEGVFLGADFISVSKDEDTDWSVLKPMVLGALMEHFSTGQPVVLEAYYQGKGLSEDKGKDDEISAQIRELIETRVRPMVAMDGGDIVFDRFEDGVVFLHMRGACSGCPSSTATLKMGIENMLKHFVPEVVEVRPAENF from the coding sequence ATGTTTATTCAAACGGAAGCAACGCCGAACCCGGCGACAGTTAAGTTTTTGCCTGGACAAAGTGTTTTGGATAGGGGAACTGCGGAGTTTAAGACCACAGGGGAGGCGTCAGAGGCGCCGTTGGTTCAGCGCTTATTTGGTTTACAAGGCGTTGAGGGGGTGTTTTTAGGGGCAGATTTTATTTCAGTGTCCAAGGATGAAGACACGGATTGGTCGGTGCTTAAACCCATGGTTTTGGGAGCCTTGATGGAGCATTTTTCAACGGGGCAACCGGTGGTGCTGGAGGCGTATTATCAAGGCAAGGGGCTTTCCGAGGATAAGGGCAAGGATGATGAAATTTCGGCGCAGATCCGCGAATTGATTGAAACTCGGGTGCGTCCTATGGTGGCGATGGATGGCGGTGACATCGTTTTTGACCGGTTTGAAGATGGTGTGGTGTTTTTGCATATGCGTGGGGCGTGTTCAGGGTGCCCAAGTTCTACGGCGACTTTGAAGATGGGTATTGAGAATATGTTGAAGCATTTTGTTCCTGAGGTCGTTGAAGTTCGTCCGGCTGAGAACTTCTAA